CCGACCGGGGACGTTGGGTGGGTGACCCCGCCTTCGAGGACGTACCGACGAAGGACCTGCTGTCGCAGAGGTTCGCCGACTCGCGTGAGTGCCTCATCAAGGACGACGCGGTGCTGGCCAGTCCGGTGGCGCCGGGCGATCCGCGCGACCCGAAGGCCTGCGGCTCCGGCGGTAGGTCCGCTCCCACGACCTACGAGGGTGACAGCACCACACACCTGACCGTGGCCGACAAATGGGGCAACGTCGTCTCCTACACCCTCACGATCGAGCAGACCGGTGGCAGTGGGATCACCGTCCCCGGACGGGGGTTCATCCTCAACAACGAGCTGACGGACTTCTCCTTCACCCCGGCGAACCCGGCCGTGCACGACCCGAACCTGCCGGGGCCGGGGAAGCGGCCCCGGTCCTCGATGTCGCCGACGATCGTGCTCGACCGGCACGACCGGCCCGTGGTGGCCCTGGGGTCGCCGGGCGGCGCGACGATCATCACGACCGTGCTCCAGACGCTCACCGGGTTCGTGGACCGGGGGCTGCCGCTGGTCGACGCGATCGCGGCACCGCGGGCCAGCCAGAGGAACGCCGCGCAGACCGAGCTTGAGCCCGGTCTTCATGACAACGAGCGGTTGAGGAAGCAGCTCGAAGCGATCGGACACTCCTTCAAGGCCAATCCTGAGATCGGGGCGGCGACAGGGGTTCAGCGGCTTCCGGGTGGGAAGTGGCTTGCCGCCGCCGAGACCGAACGCCGTGGTGGGGGATCGGCGATGGTGGTGCGGCCTTCGCGTTGAGTGCCGTCCGCGGGGGTGTGGGGCTGGTCGCGCCCGCGGCGGAGCCGCAGATCGACACAGCCCCGTGCCCCTATCGGGGCACGGTACTGAACGCGAGATGGCCGTCCTCCACGTCCACCGTCACCCGGCCGTTCTCCTCCACCCTGCCGTCCAGCAGCAGTCGTGACAGCTCGTTGTCCACCTCGCGCTGGATCGTGCGGCGGAGCGGGCGGGCGCCGTACTCCGGTTGGTAACCGCGCTCGGCCAGCCACTCCACCGCCCGGTCGGTGAAGGTCACCGTGACGCCCTTGCTCTGCACCAGGGAGCGGGTGCGGTCCAGCAGGAGGTTGGTGATCCGGCGCAGTTGCTCCGTGGTGAGCTGGCGGAAGACGACGATCTCGTCGATGCGGTTGAGGAACTCGGGGCGGAAGTGCTCGCGCAGCGGGCGCAGGATCTGCTCGCGGCGGGCCTCCTCGTCCGCGTCGGCGCCGCCCGCCGCGAAGCCCGTCGTGGCGCCCCGGCGGGTGATCGCCTCGGAGCCGAGGTTGCTCGTCATCACGATGACCGTGTTGCTGAAGTCCACCGTGCGGCCCTGCGAGTCGGTCAGCCGGCCGTCGTCGAGGACCTGGAGCAGGATGTTGAAGACGTCCGGGTGGGCCTTCTCCACCTCGTCCAGCAGGAGCAGCGAGTACGGGTGGCGGCGCACGACCTCGGTGAGCTGGCCCGCCTCCTCGTGGCCGACGTAACCGGGCGGGGCGCCGATCAGCCGGCTGACGGTGTGCCGCTCCTGGTACTCGCTCATGTCGAGGCGGACCATGCGGTCCTCGCTGCCGAACAGGGCCTCGGCGAGCGCCCGGGCCAGTTCGGTCTTGCCGACGCCCGTCGGGCCGAGGAACAGGAAACTGCCGATCGGCCGGTCGGGAGACGCGAGCCCGGCGCGGGAGCGCAGCACCGCGTCCGAGACGACCCGCACGGCCTCGTCCTGGCCGACCACCCGCTGGTGCAGATGCTCCTCCAGGCCCAGCAAACGGTCCTTCTCCTCCTGGGTGAGGCTGCTGACCGGGATGCCGGTCTGCCGGGACACCACCTCGGCGATCGCCTCGGCCCCGACCACCAGGTCCTGGCCCTCGTCGACCTCGCCATCGCCGCCGGCCGCGGTGATCCGCTGCTTCACGTCCACGATCCGGTCGCGCAACTGGGTGGCTTGCTCGTAACTCTCGTCCGCGACCGCCTGGTCCTTGTCCCGGGTCAGCTGCTCCAGCTCCCGCTCCAGGGCCCGCACGTCCGTGCCCTTGGTCCGGGCCCGCAGCCGCACCCGGGCACCGGCCTGGTCGATCAGGTCGATCGCCTTGTCGGGCAGACGGCGGGCGGTGAGGTAGCGGTCCGACAGCTCCACGGCCGTGACCAGGGCCTCGTCGGTGTAGCGGACCTGGTGGTGGGCCTCGTAGCGGTCCTGCAGGCCGCGCAGGATCTCGATCGCGTCCGCGGCGGTCGGCTCCGGCACCATGATCGGCTGGAAGCGGCGGGCCAGCGCCGCGTCCTTCTCGATCCGGCGGTACTCCTCCAGCGTGGTGGCGCCCACGATGTGCAGCTCGCCCCGGGCCAGGGCCGGCTTGAGGATGTTGCCGGCGTCCATCGAGCTGCCGTCGCCGCCACCGGACCCGGCGCCCACGACCGTGTGCAGCTCGTCGATGAAGATGATCAGCTGGTCGGAGTGGGCGCGGATCTCGCCCACGATGTTGTTCATCCGCTCCTCGAAGTCACCCCGGTAGCGGGTGCCCGCGACCACTCCCGTCAGGTCCAGGGCGACCACGCGGCGCCCGATCAGCACGTCGGGCACGTCCGCCTCGGAGATGCGCTGCGCCAGCCCCTCCACGATGGCCGTCTTGCCGACGCCCGCGTCACCGATGAGCACCGGGTTGTTCTTGCCGCGCCGGGAGAGGACCTCGACGGTCTGCTCGATCTCCTCGTCCCGGCCGATCACCGGGTCGATCCGGCCCTGCCGGGCCAGCTCGGTGAGGTCACGGCCGTACTTGTCGAGGGTGGGCGTGTTCGTCGGGCGCGGGCGCTCGGACTGGGGCATCTCCGGCGCCTCGGGCGGTTCGGAGGGGGCGAAGCGGGCCGCGTTGAGGATGTGCCCGGCGGCCGAGTCGGGGTTCGACGCCAGGGCGCTCAGCACGTGCTCCGGGCCGATGTAGCCGTAGCCGCGGGCCCGGGCCATGTCGTGCGCGTCCAGCAGGGCCCGCTTGGCGGCCGGGGTGAGGGAGAGGGCGGTGGGTGGGGGAGCGTCGTCCGGCGTGTGCTGGGCGGGTCCCGACCGGTCGTCGATCTGCGACGCCAGTGAGTCGGGATTCGCGCCGGCCTTGCTGAGCAGGGTGCGGGTGGGCTCGGTGGCGAGCGCCGCCCGCAGCAGATGCTGCGTGTCGAGGTCCCGGCTGCCGTGCTCGGCGGCGTACTGGGCGGCGCCGCGGACGAGCTCCCGGGCCGGCTGACTGAGCAGCCGCCCGAGATCGATCTGCCGGGGACCGGGACGCGGTCCGCCGAAGAA
This is a stretch of genomic DNA from Streptomyces hawaiiensis. It encodes these proteins:
- a CDS encoding ATP-dependent Clp protease ATP-binding subunit, translating into MSSGFTSPEGYGSDPFGEFLARFFGGPRPGPRQIDLGRLLSQPARELVRGAAQYAAEHGSRDLDTQHLLRAALATEPTRTLLSKAGANPDSLASQIDDRSGPAQHTPDDAPPPTALSLTPAAKRALLDAHDMARARGYGYIGPEHVLSALASNPDSAAGHILNAARFAPSEPPEAPEMPQSERPRPTNTPTLDKYGRDLTELARQGRIDPVIGRDEEIEQTVEVLSRRGKNNPVLIGDAGVGKTAIVEGLAQRISEADVPDVLIGRRVVALDLTGVVAGTRYRGDFEERMNNIVGEIRAHSDQLIIFIDELHTVVGAGSGGGDGSSMDAGNILKPALARGELHIVGATTLEEYRRIEKDAALARRFQPIMVPEPTAADAIEILRGLQDRYEAHHQVRYTDEALVTAVELSDRYLTARRLPDKAIDLIDQAGARVRLRARTKGTDVRALERELEQLTRDKDQAVADESYEQATQLRDRIVDVKQRITAAGGDGEVDEGQDLVVGAEAIAEVVSRQTGIPVSSLTQEEKDRLLGLEEHLHQRVVGQDEAVRVVSDAVLRSRAGLASPDRPIGSFLFLGPTGVGKTELARALAEALFGSEDRMVRLDMSEYQERHTVSRLIGAPPGYVGHEEAGQLTEVVRRHPYSLLLLDEVEKAHPDVFNILLQVLDDGRLTDSQGRTVDFSNTVIVMTSNLGSEAITRRGATTGFAAGGADADEEARREQILRPLREHFRPEFLNRIDEIVVFRQLTTEQLRRITNLLLDRTRSLVQSKGVTVTFTDRAVEWLAERGYQPEYGARPLRRTIQREVDNELSRLLLDGRVEENGRVTVDVEDGHLAFSTVPR